One part of the Gemmatimonas sp. genome encodes these proteins:
- a CDS encoding PLP-dependent aminotransferase family protein — translation MIPTTIDLGKGQPSLGLLPTAALRTAGERFLAQHPASWLQYGDDRGEAPFLDALAGFLTRRYAVPVHASQLMTTAGNSQALDLCCALFTRPGDTILVEEPTYFLALDIFRDHGLRVVGVPIDDDGMQTDALHEAVARYRPALLYTIPSFQNPTGVTLSAARREQLLAICAAHDVLVIADEVYQLLDFGAPPPPSLATYASGARVLSLGSFSKICAPGLRLGWVHGAPELLERIMRSGLVQSGGGLNPFTSGVMHTLITLGLADGVLDELKTVFAERSRALCGALREQLPFARFVAPRGGYFVWVTQPGISANVLLPFAREAGVAFHAGPRFVHGDRFDDALRLSFAHYDSEQLREGVQRLARATLHYPDNPRA, via the coding sequence GTGATTCCCACCACCATCGACCTCGGCAAGGGGCAACCGTCGCTGGGGTTGCTGCCCACAGCGGCGCTGCGAACGGCGGGCGAGCGGTTTCTGGCGCAGCACCCGGCCAGCTGGTTGCAGTACGGCGACGATCGGGGAGAGGCGCCCTTTCTGGACGCGCTGGCGGGCTTCCTCACGCGCCGCTACGCCGTGCCGGTCCACGCCTCCCAGCTCATGACGACCGCCGGCAACTCGCAGGCGCTCGATCTCTGCTGCGCCCTGTTCACCAGACCGGGGGACACGATTCTCGTGGAGGAGCCAACCTACTTTCTCGCGCTCGACATCTTCCGGGATCACGGGCTGCGTGTCGTGGGCGTCCCCATCGACGATGACGGGATGCAGACCGACGCGCTACACGAGGCCGTCGCGCGGTATCGGCCGGCCCTCCTCTACACGATCCCGTCGTTTCAAAATCCGACCGGGGTCACCCTGTCGGCAGCGCGACGGGAACAGCTGCTGGCTATCTGTGCCGCCCACGATGTCCTCGTCATTGCCGACGAGGTGTATCAACTCCTCGACTTCGGCGCGCCTCCGCCGCCGTCGCTGGCCACCTATGCAAGCGGTGCCCGGGTGCTCTCGCTTGGCTCTTTCTCCAAGATCTGCGCGCCCGGACTGCGGTTGGGGTGGGTACACGGGGCGCCGGAGCTGCTCGAGCGCATCATGCGGTCGGGGCTGGTCCAGAGCGGCGGGGGGCTCAATCCCTTCACGTCGGGGGTGATGCACACCCTCATCACCCTCGGCCTCGCCGACGGCGTGCTGGACGAGCTGAAAACGGTATTTGCCGAGCGTAGTCGCGCGCTTTGTGGGGCGCTGCGTGAGCAGTTGCCATTCGCGCGATTCGTGGCGCCACGCGGCGGCTACTTCGTCTGGGTGACGCAGCCGGGGATATCGGCGAATGTGCTGCTGCCGTTCGCGCGTGAAGCAGGGGTCGCGTTCCATGCGGGTCCGCGCTTCGTGCATGGTGACCGGTTCGATGACGCGCTGCGACTCAGCTTCGCGCACTACGACAGCGAACAGCTGCGCGAAGGCGTGCAGCGACTGGCGCGCGCCACCCTTCACTACCCGGACAATCCGCGTGCCTGA
- a CDS encoding FAD-binding oxidoreductase: MIHEARPEAAMANVPVWDDGAWAPLPSLQGHVSADACVIGLGGSGLTLISELLRRDERVIGLDATDVGGGAAGRNGGFLLAGTYDFYHDAITRHGHDRARAIYGATLAEMARLAEEAPGTVRFVGSKRIAATAAEVEDCRVQFDALRADGWPCEWYEGADGTGLLLPTDGAFDPLTRCRLLARAARDEGATLFARTPVTGIHGTAVITPHGTVHAGRVFVAVDGRLEQLLPELGDRVRTARLQMLATAPTAEITVPCPMYYRDGFEYWQQLPDGRIAIGGFRDKGGDGEWTHDWAPSAIVQQHLERFLRETLKVQAPITHRWAASAGYTTTGLPVIAQVRDHVWALGGYSGTGNVIGALAARAAAAAAIDGDHRPAQLLRGDAWSPDMPLRPSPSTA; this comes from the coding sequence ATGATTCACGAGGCGCGTCCGGAAGCGGCGATGGCCAACGTGCCCGTGTGGGATGACGGCGCGTGGGCGCCGTTGCCATCCCTGCAGGGCCATGTGAGCGCCGACGCCTGTGTCATCGGCCTGGGCGGTTCGGGGCTGACGCTCATCAGTGAACTGCTGCGCCGCGACGAGCGAGTCATTGGCCTCGACGCCACCGACGTGGGGGGGGGCGCCGCCGGCCGCAATGGCGGATTTCTGCTGGCGGGCACATACGACTTCTACCACGACGCCATCACTCGGCACGGCCACGACCGCGCACGCGCCATTTACGGCGCTACGCTCGCCGAGATGGCACGTCTGGCCGAAGAGGCGCCAGGCACGGTGCGCTTCGTCGGGTCCAAGCGCATCGCCGCCACGGCGGCGGAGGTTGAAGACTGCCGCGTGCAGTTCGACGCGCTGCGTGCCGATGGCTGGCCCTGCGAATGGTACGAGGGTGCGGATGGGACGGGGCTCCTGCTTCCCACCGATGGGGCGTTCGATCCGCTGACCCGCTGTCGGTTGCTGGCGCGAGCGGCCCGTGACGAGGGCGCCACCCTGTTCGCGCGCACGCCGGTGACCGGCATTCACGGCACGGCGGTGATCACGCCGCACGGTACCGTGCATGCGGGGCGGGTGTTCGTGGCGGTGGACGGGCGCCTCGAGCAGCTATTGCCGGAACTGGGGGACCGCGTGCGGACGGCGCGGCTGCAGATGCTGGCCACGGCCCCCACCGCCGAGATCACGGTACCGTGCCCCATGTACTACCGTGACGGGTTCGAGTACTGGCAGCAGCTGCCCGATGGGCGCATTGCGATCGGCGGCTTTCGCGACAAGGGCGGCGACGGCGAGTGGACGCACGACTGGGCCCCGTCGGCGATCGTGCAGCAGCACCTCGAGCGCTTTCTGCGCGAGACGCTCAAGGTGCAGGCCCCCATCACCCATCGGTGGGCGGCCAGCGCGGGCTACACCACGACCGGGCTGCCGGTCATCGCGCAGGTCCGCGACCACGTGTGGGCGCTGGGCGGCTACTCGGGCACTGGCAACGTGATCGGTGCGCTGGCGGCACGCGCCGCGGCGGCGGCGGCGATCGATGGAGACCATCGCCCCGCGCAGCTGTTGCGTGGCGACGCATGGAGTCCCGATATGCCGCTTCGCCCCTCGCCATCGACAGCGTAG
- a CDS encoding S41 family peptidase, translating to MHRAGHSLAATVIALLATTTVATSCVRPSAPPLPGPASHVAPHGAPYVAQFDSLWSRFETVYPSFAYKQIDWRAQRARFRPRAERARSQDELVAVLLAMLAPLRDLHIWLVDPRGQVVPSYKPSRVVNFDQRRWTQALRDANYLVRAPAVGDGMVGGYAYFHIGTWKAPLDDDLLESMLQRARDAQGLIIDVRTNAGGSDALALAFAGRFTRKAFAASYVRINTDPRVTGVEMPLARTIAPKGVWQFTRPVVVISGRGGFSATESFVAAMRTLPQVTVIGDTTGGASGNPATYSLGNGWQHTVPRWLEYGPDRQPIEWRGVAPHLAIAWNPSHYDSARDPLIDAAVGLLGERTGVYRIAPALSEPATLRQLEGITDRPADARDRIPPRDVFAPPR from the coding sequence ATGCACCGCGCAGGGCACTCCCTGGCTGCGACCGTGATCGCGCTGCTGGCGACCACGACCGTAGCAACCTCCTGCGTGCGCCCGTCGGCACCGCCCCTGCCTGGTCCGGCCTCGCACGTCGCGCCGCACGGCGCCCCGTACGTTGCGCAGTTCGATTCGCTCTGGTCGCGCTTCGAGACCGTGTACCCCTCGTTCGCGTACAAGCAGATCGACTGGCGCGCGCAGCGGGCGCGTTTTCGGCCGCGTGCTGAACGCGCGCGCTCGCAGGATGAACTGGTCGCGGTGCTGCTGGCCATGCTCGCGCCGCTGCGCGACCTGCACATCTGGCTCGTCGATCCGCGCGGGCAGGTGGTGCCCTCCTACAAGCCGTCACGCGTGGTGAACTTCGATCAGCGCCGCTGGACGCAGGCGCTGCGCGACGCCAACTACCTCGTGCGCGCCCCGGCGGTGGGGGATGGCATGGTGGGAGGCTACGCGTACTTCCACATCGGCACCTGGAAGGCGCCTCTCGACGATGACCTGCTCGAAAGCATGCTGCAGCGCGCGCGTGACGCCCAGGGACTCATCATCGACGTACGCACGAACGCGGGCGGCAGTGACGCGCTGGCGCTCGCCTTTGCCGGCCGCTTCACGCGCAAGGCGTTCGCCGCGTCGTACGTGCGCATCAACACCGACCCCCGCGTCACGGGCGTGGAGATGCCGCTCGCGCGCACCATCGCGCCCAAGGGCGTATGGCAATTCACGCGGCCGGTCGTGGTGATCAGTGGCCGCGGCGGATTCAGCGCCACCGAAAGTTTCGTGGCCGCCATGCGCACGCTGCCGCAGGTCACGGTCATCGGCGACACCACCGGCGGTGCCTCGGGGAACCCGGCCACCTACTCGTTGGGGAACGGCTGGCAGCATACCGTGCCGCGGTGGCTCGAGTACGGCCCCGACCGGCAGCCCATCGAGTGGCGCGGTGTGGCACCGCACCTCGCGATCGCGTGGAATCCCTCGCACTACGACAGCGCGCGCGACCCGCTCATTGACGCGGCCGTGGGACTCCTCGGCGAGCGCACGGGCGTCTACCGCATTGCCCCGGCGCTCAGCGAACCGGCGACATTGCGGCAGCTGGAGGGGATCACCGACCGGCCAGCGGACGCGCGCGATCGCATCCCGCCGCGCGACGTGTTCGCGCCGCCACGGTGA
- a CDS encoding prolyl oligopeptidase family serine peptidase, whose translation MPKPSIESLRLLALSGLLALPFTATRPLAAQNTGAATNTAGPGASATSAKGELIADEGYVTPPEAITKLVTTPRDRNVSFTNPSPGARQYFMRPLSDGLPQLRYVGKAHHNLGGFQVDHLGNRERALTMRSSVGFEVTEWSTGRKVSVNAPAGARVAAPTWSPEGKEIAFFALYDDATQLWVADAATGKARAVSPRTVLATAVTAPEWTADGQSLITVLVPDGRGPEPKEPVLASGPMVRVNEGAKLKTRTYADLVMTPYEKELLAYHMNGQLAVVNTKTRAVKKIGAPGFIRGIDASPDGQYFKVTYVEKPFSYVLQVNEFGTRDVVLDAAGTVVREVAKRAMRTGEEPSDAAGRGRPAVDTSKRDLKWHPNAPGLLYLQIAPAQARRNGATGNAPAGATPAARGDSAAAGRRNDRVMHWKAPFDSTSAAVLYETANRITTTRFNDAGTILFVTEQGTGGTFEQAVFLTENNAKYTVVTPRRGADTTQVRGGFGGRNADGLVTRPGKKGAPVVVVSTDGKFVFRIGTAADTAKVQNTWVEKIEIKTGSIARLYESDGSVVESISAPLDDDFSKAVIQRESASMVPQSYVLTLTGKDAKQLTSNVDLMPELSAAVKKTVIARRADGFQFNVRVTLPAGYKEGTRLPAMFWFYPYEYENQAGYDRAAAQNAARERRFPTYGPRSLAFLVTQGYAVVEPDAPIFASEGQLPNDNYVVDLRNNLSAIIDALDTLAIIDRHRLGLGGHSYGAFSTVNAMVHTPFFKAGIAGDGAYNRTLTPNGFQSERRDLWQGRQTYLEMSPFLYADQLNGALLMYHSTEDQNVGTAPINSERLYHALMGLGKTTSLYMYPYEDHGPIARETVLDQWARWVAWLDKYVKNANQQKAPKAM comes from the coding sequence GTGCCGAAGCCCTCCATTGAGTCCCTGCGCCTGCTCGCCCTCTCGGGGTTGCTGGCGCTCCCGTTTACGGCCACCCGGCCGCTGGCGGCGCAGAACACCGGTGCCGCGACCAATACGGCCGGCCCCGGCGCGAGCGCCACGAGTGCCAAGGGTGAGCTGATCGCCGACGAAGGCTACGTGACGCCCCCCGAGGCCATCACGAAGCTCGTCACGACGCCTCGCGACCGGAACGTGAGCTTCACGAACCCGAGCCCCGGTGCCCGGCAGTACTTCATGCGGCCGCTCAGTGACGGGCTGCCACAGCTCAGGTATGTGGGGAAGGCACACCACAATCTGGGCGGCTTCCAGGTGGATCACCTCGGCAACCGCGAGCGGGCGCTCACCATGCGCAGCAGTGTGGGCTTCGAGGTCACCGAGTGGAGCACAGGCCGCAAGGTCTCGGTGAACGCCCCCGCGGGCGCGCGCGTGGCGGCCCCCACCTGGTCGCCGGAGGGCAAGGAGATCGCCTTCTTCGCCTTGTACGATGATGCGACGCAGCTGTGGGTGGCTGATGCCGCCACCGGCAAGGCGCGCGCCGTCTCGCCGCGCACGGTGCTCGCGACGGCGGTGACGGCGCCCGAGTGGACGGCCGACGGCCAGTCGCTGATCACGGTGCTCGTGCCCGATGGCCGCGGCCCCGAACCGAAGGAACCGGTCCTCGCGAGCGGGCCCATGGTGCGCGTGAACGAGGGTGCCAAGCTCAAGACACGCACGTACGCCGACCTCGTCATGACGCCGTACGAGAAGGAACTGCTCGCCTATCACATGAACGGCCAGCTGGCCGTCGTGAACACGAAGACGCGCGCGGTGAAGAAGATCGGCGCCCCCGGATTCATTCGCGGGATCGACGCATCGCCCGATGGCCAGTACTTCAAGGTCACGTATGTGGAGAAGCCTTTCTCGTACGTGCTGCAGGTGAACGAGTTCGGTACGCGCGACGTAGTGCTCGATGCCGCCGGCACCGTGGTGCGCGAGGTGGCGAAGCGCGCCATGCGCACCGGCGAGGAGCCGAGTGATGCTGCAGGCCGTGGCCGCCCGGCGGTGGACACCAGCAAGCGCGACCTCAAGTGGCACCCCAACGCTCCGGGGCTGCTGTACCTGCAGATCGCGCCGGCCCAGGCACGTCGCAATGGCGCGACCGGTAACGCCCCCGCGGGCGCTACGCCGGCCGCCCGCGGCGACAGCGCGGCGGCCGGGCGCCGCAATGACCGCGTGATGCACTGGAAGGCTCCGTTCGACTCGACGAGCGCCGCGGTGCTCTACGAAACCGCCAATCGCATCACGACCACGCGCTTCAACGATGCCGGCACCATCCTCTTCGTGACCGAACAGGGCACGGGCGGCACGTTCGAGCAGGCGGTCTTCCTCACCGAGAACAACGCCAAGTACACCGTGGTCACGCCGCGGCGCGGCGCCGATACCACACAGGTGCGTGGCGGCTTCGGCGGTCGCAACGCCGACGGGCTCGTTACCCGCCCCGGCAAGAAGGGGGCACCGGTGGTGGTGGTGTCCACCGATGGCAAGTTCGTCTTCCGCATCGGCACGGCCGCCGACACCGCCAAGGTGCAGAATACCTGGGTGGAGAAGATCGAAATCAAGACGGGGAGTATTGCCCGCCTGTACGAGAGCGACGGCAGCGTGGTGGAGTCCATCTCGGCGCCGCTCGATGACGATTTCTCCAAGGCCGTGATTCAGCGCGAAAGCGCGAGCATGGTGCCGCAGTCGTACGTGCTGACGCTGACCGGCAAGGACGCAAAGCAGCTCACGAGCAACGTGGACCTCATGCCGGAGCTGTCGGCGGCGGTGAAGAAGACGGTGATTGCCCGCCGCGCCGATGGATTCCAGTTCAACGTGAGGGTGACGCTGCCGGCCGGCTACAAGGAGGGCACGCGCCTGCCGGCGATGTTCTGGTTCTATCCGTACGAGTACGAGAACCAGGCCGGCTACGATCGCGCCGCCGCGCAGAACGCCGCCCGCGAGCGCCGCTTCCCCACGTACGGGCCGCGCTCGCTCGCGTTCCTGGTCACCCAGGGCTACGCCGTCGTGGAGCCCGACGCGCCCATCTTCGCCAGCGAAGGGCAGCTGCCGAACGACAACTACGTGGTGGACCTGCGCAACAATCTGTCGGCCATCATCGACGCGCTTGACACCCTCGCCATCATCGACCGCCATCGCCTCGGTCTGGGCGGACACAGCTACGGTGCATTCAGCACGGTGAACGCCATGGTGCACACGCCGTTCTTCAAGGCCGGTATTGCCGGCGACGGCGCCTACAACCGCACGCTCACCCCGAACGGCTTCCAGAGTGAGCGCCGCGACCTGTGGCAGGGGCGACAGACGTATCTGGAGATGTCGCCGTTCCTCTATGCCGACCAGCTGAACGGCGCGCTACTCATGTACCACAGCACCGAAGACCAGAACGTGGGCACCGCCCCGATCAATTCGGAGCGCCTGTACCACGCCCTGATGGGCCTCGGCAAGACGACATCGCTGTACATGTACCCGTACGAGGACCACGGCCCGATCGCGCGCGAGACGGTGCTCGACCAGTGGGCCCGCTGGGTCGCGTGGCTGGACAAGTACGTGAAGAACGCCAACCAGCAGAAGGCGCCGAAGGCGATGTAA
- a CDS encoding M28 family peptidase, whose product MSFPRLSRIALGACLLPAFAATASSQGASRVNRFGNPEKLKPAPTTAQITPRDLQIRLYQFADDSMQGRQVGRVGNRKGTDFIAAELKRLGLVPGGVNGTYFQNLPFHLRKFTEHSRVTVDGNPMAWNTHVVAVPGLRAPRPVTDAEVVFGGTQGDTTLQIPASAAVGKFVVLLPQPGGRGGQGQGFAVRPGFTPPPSRFADAAAVAIVDLDNLSPAQRVAINEPTVAQQVAPPRGAAPTGAGAVSPADSIGLLRRELAAAQPQGAFRLTREGAAQLFKGQPVEALAPGARGGVVTASLEFVELPTDWARNVIGIIPGSDPILKAQYVAIGAHNDHVGFTTPVDKDSLKAFNDARNRLLLANDMKPLGPEQMAQIRVNMDSIRRVHPTPRLDSINNGADDDGSGSMGVLEIAEAVMAMAVKPKRSLIFVWHTGEEAGLLGAAHFTRHPTVPIDSIVAQLNIDMIGRGRGEDLPGGSDDYVAVIGSMFDSKDLGETVARVNTKQPRPLALDYKMDEPIAWAGYNNIYGRSDHFRYAQQGVPIAFFFTGLHGDYHQRTDEPEWIDYPHYARITNYIRDIAVDVANGPRPRLNGTKPAKPKVIVP is encoded by the coding sequence ATGTCATTCCCCCGACTTTCACGCATTGCGCTCGGTGCGTGCCTGCTCCCCGCATTCGCCGCGACCGCCTCGTCGCAGGGCGCGTCGCGGGTCAATCGCTTCGGCAATCCCGAGAAGCTCAAGCCCGCGCCCACCACGGCGCAGATCACACCGCGCGACCTGCAGATTCGCCTCTACCAGTTTGCGGACGACTCCATGCAGGGGCGCCAGGTGGGGCGGGTGGGCAATCGCAAGGGCACCGACTTCATCGCTGCTGAACTCAAGCGACTTGGTCTCGTGCCGGGCGGCGTGAACGGCACGTACTTCCAGAATCTGCCGTTCCACCTGCGCAAGTTCACGGAACATTCACGCGTGACGGTCGACGGCAATCCGATGGCGTGGAACACCCATGTGGTGGCGGTGCCGGGACTGCGGGCACCGCGGCCGGTGACCGATGCCGAGGTGGTGTTCGGTGGCACCCAGGGCGATACCACCCTGCAGATCCCTGCAAGCGCGGCGGTGGGCAAGTTCGTCGTGCTGCTGCCGCAACCGGGCGGGCGCGGAGGGCAGGGGCAAGGGTTCGCGGTGCGTCCGGGGTTCACGCCGCCTCCCTCCCGCTTCGCCGACGCGGCGGCGGTCGCGATTGTCGATCTCGACAACCTCTCCCCCGCGCAGCGCGTAGCCATCAACGAGCCCACCGTGGCGCAGCAGGTGGCTCCGCCGCGTGGAGCGGCGCCCACCGGCGCGGGCGCCGTCTCACCGGCGGATTCCATCGGGCTGCTCCGACGCGAGCTCGCGGCGGCGCAACCACAAGGCGCGTTCCGGCTCACCCGTGAGGGCGCCGCGCAGCTCTTCAAGGGGCAGCCTGTCGAGGCGCTTGCCCCCGGTGCGCGCGGCGGCGTGGTCACCGCCTCACTCGAATTCGTGGAACTCCCCACCGACTGGGCGCGCAATGTCATCGGGATCATTCCCGGTAGCGATCCCATCCTCAAGGCGCAGTATGTCGCCATTGGTGCCCACAACGATCACGTGGGCTTCACGACACCGGTCGACAAGGACTCCCTCAAGGCGTTCAACGATGCGCGCAATCGCCTGCTGCTCGCCAACGACATGAAGCCGCTGGGCCCCGAGCAGATGGCGCAGATCCGCGTGAACATGGACAGCATCCGCCGTGTCCACCCCACCCCGCGTCTCGACTCCATCAACAACGGGGCCGACGACGACGGGTCGGGCTCCATGGGCGTGCTCGAGATTGCCGAAGCGGTCATGGCCATGGCCGTGAAGCCCAAGCGCTCCCTGATCTTCGTGTGGCACACCGGTGAGGAAGCCGGGCTGCTCGGCGCGGCGCACTTCACGCGCCACCCCACGGTGCCCATCGACTCCATCGTCGCCCAGCTCAACATCGACATGATCGGTCGCGGACGTGGCGAGGACCTGCCTGGAGGGAGCGACGACTACGTGGCCGTCATCGGCTCCATGTTCGATTCGAAGGATCTCGGCGAGACCGTCGCGCGCGTGAACACGAAGCAGCCCCGGCCGCTCGCCCTCGACTACAAGATGGACGAACCCATCGCCTGGGCCGGCTACAACAACATCTACGGGCGCAGCGATCACTTCCGCTACGCGCAGCAGGGTGTCCCCATCGCCTTCTTCTTCACGGGGCTGCATGGTGACTACCACCAGCGCACCGACGAGCCGGAGTGGATCGACTACCCGCACTACGCGCGCATCACGAACTACATTCGCGACATCGCCGTGGACGTGGCCAACGGCCCGCGCCCGCGGCTGAATGGCACCAAGCCGGCAAAGCCGAAGGTCATCGTGCCGTAA
- a CDS encoding peptidylprolyl isomerase, protein MWSFAFLLLQGATPAPPSPTAYEVLRAEHARGADMHTLRAALQRGDTLVQRLAVRAVGRMEREALMGELMPLLQSPAASVRREVLLASAQMRVAGIGWTVLSAPRPEPDASVRAAAYATMGRSAPPTAEWEARIAAGLRDEASAARLGAARGLEVFYRRHRRALVPADSVTRALERLQEPRGEADSALPLLVALARHAALLASPAGSVPSASWLAALRAHPDPQVRRVAVLVQPTADALRDPSPLVRMEMLRPTVPLTTAQLTTALSDTDDHVRLMAIDRLPRAEGAAALLRPLLQPQRDWRTRAHAVAALVRVHADSARPHIVRLARDPVWQARAWAARAAMVARDSVTLRLLARDPNPNVQLEAIVTAEDAVRALGRDHAGLVLAGATFLAKAADGGAMDARHADAAARALERISRTHPVTWRDPRVALLRYVVRFRDVHPPVSGLWLGQWLRDADPEMQRIAGEALPGWTTTANPYVPPPFAGEAELRALRGATVEMRIRGKGRMLMALQPDSAPMAVVSFVRLAERGDFATRTLHRVVPNFVVQGGSPGADEYDPATSYFMRDEVGASNRRGTLGISTRGRDTGDGQIYFNLIDNVRLDFDYTVFASVVEGLEVMDRIQEGDVIESVRVVRTASAARRSTGGVR, encoded by the coding sequence ATGTGGTCATTTGCCTTCCTGCTGCTCCAGGGTGCCACGCCGGCCCCGCCTTCCCCCACCGCGTACGAGGTACTGCGCGCCGAACATGCGCGCGGGGCCGACATGCACACGTTGCGTGCCGCACTCCAGCGGGGAGATACCCTCGTCCAGCGGTTGGCGGTGCGCGCCGTGGGGCGCATGGAGCGCGAGGCGCTGATGGGGGAGCTCATGCCGCTGCTGCAGTCACCGGCCGCGTCGGTACGCCGCGAGGTGCTGCTGGCGAGCGCGCAGATGCGGGTTGCGGGAATCGGTTGGACCGTGCTGTCGGCCCCACGGCCGGAACCTGATGCCAGCGTACGCGCTGCCGCGTACGCCACGATGGGGCGGTCGGCACCGCCGACGGCCGAATGGGAGGCCCGTATTGCCGCCGGCCTGCGCGACGAGGCGTCGGCAGCGAGGCTTGGCGCCGCCCGTGGCCTCGAGGTGTTCTATCGCCGGCATCGTCGCGCCCTGGTGCCCGCTGACTCGGTGACGCGCGCGCTGGAGCGACTGCAGGAGCCACGCGGCGAGGCAGACAGTGCGCTGCCCTTGCTCGTGGCGCTGGCCCGCCACGCAGCGCTGTTGGCCAGCCCCGCCGGCAGCGTCCCGTCGGCGTCATGGCTGGCGGCGCTGCGCGCCCACCCGGACCCGCAGGTGCGCCGCGTCGCCGTGCTCGTCCAACCGACTGCCGACGCCCTGCGCGATCCGTCGCCGCTCGTGCGCATGGAGATGCTGCGCCCCACGGTGCCGCTCACCACAGCGCAACTGACCACCGCCCTGAGCGATACGGACGATCATGTGCGGCTGATGGCGATCGACCGTCTCCCGCGCGCCGAGGGCGCGGCCGCCCTGCTGCGCCCGCTGCTGCAGCCGCAGCGCGACTGGCGAACCCGCGCGCATGCGGTGGCCGCGCTGGTGCGCGTACACGCCGACAGTGCCCGTCCGCACATTGTCCGGCTGGCGCGCGACCCGGTATGGCAGGCGCGCGCGTGGGCAGCGCGGGCGGCGATGGTGGCGCGTGACAGTGTCACGCTGCGCCTGCTCGCCCGCGACCCCAACCCGAACGTGCAGCTCGAGGCCATCGTGACCGCAGAGGACGCGGTGCGTGCGCTGGGGCGCGACCATGCCGGCCTCGTGCTCGCCGGTGCCACCTTCCTTGCCAAGGCGGCCGACGGCGGCGCCATGGATGCGCGCCACGCCGATGCGGCCGCGCGCGCACTCGAACGCATCAGCCGTACGCACCCCGTGACCTGGCGCGACCCGCGGGTCGCGCTGCTGCGCTACGTCGTGCGTTTCCGCGATGTGCACCCGCCGGTGAGTGGACTGTGGCTGGGCCAGTGGCTGCGCGACGCCGATCCGGAGATGCAGCGGATTGCCGGGGAGGCACTGCCTGGATGGACCACCACGGCCAACCCGTACGTGCCGCCGCCGTTTGCGGGCGAGGCGGAGCTGCGGGCGCTGCGTGGCGCCACGGTGGAGATGCGCATTCGGGGCAAGGGACGCATGCTGATGGCGCTGCAACCCGACAGTGCCCCCATGGCGGTGGTGTCGTTCGTGCGGCTGGCTGAGCGGGGCGACTTCGCGACGCGCACGCTGCACCGGGTCGTGCCCAACTTCGTGGTGCAGGGCGGCAGTCCGGGGGCCGACGAATACGATCCGGCCACGTCGTACTTCATGCGCGACGAGGTGGGCGCCAGCAATCGGCGAGGGACCCTCGGCATCTCCACGCGTGGGCGAGACACCGGCGACGGCCAGATCTACTTCAACCTCATCGACAACGTGCGTCTCGATTTCGATTACACGGTATTCGCGTCCGTGGTTGAGGGACTCGAGGTGATGGACCGCATCCAGGAAGGCGACGTGATCGAGTCGGTGCGCGTCGTGCGCACAGCGTCGGCGGCGCGCCGCAGCACGGGGGGCGTTCGCTGA